The sequence ATGCGCAGGCCCCTGGCCAGCGGCGACAGCACGAAGCCGTAGCCGGCCAGCATGATGAAGCGGCGGAAGGAGACGCCCGGGTCGGGAACCGTGATGTTGTAGCCGCGCTCGGTGTCGAGCGGCACGTCCTCGCCGACGCCGGCGGCAAGCCGGCGCGACCAGGCCCCGCAGGCGAGCACCACATACGGCGCGCGGCGCACCGGCCCCTCGCGCATGCGCAGCACGACACCCTGGCTGCAACGGGTGATCGCCGCCACCTCGCCACGCTCGATGGTGCCGCCGCGGGCGCGCACATGGGCGGCAAGGTCGAGGCACATCCCGTGCGGGTCGTCGACCTGCACCCAGCCGGGAAGGAAGGCGCCGCCGGCCACCGTCGGCCCGAGATCCGGCTCCATGTCGCGCAGCTCGGGACCGCTCAGCTCGCGCACCTCGATGCCGTGGTCGCGCTGCAGCTGCCAGCCGGCCTGGGCCCGCGCGATCTCGGCCGGCTTGTCGAAAACGTCGAGACAGCCCTCGCGCTTCACCCTGTGAAGCGTGCCGCTCCGGAGCCAAAGCCGCTCCCAGGCGGGCAGCGCGGCGGCATTGAGCGCGGCGATGGCACCGATGGAGCGGCGCCAGGCGGCCGGCCGCGAGGCCTGCACGAAGCGCAGCATCCACGGCAGGATGGACAGGGCATAGGAGGGGCGGATGGCGAGCGGCCCGAGCGGGTCGAGCAGCCAGCCCGGCGCCTTGCGCCAGATACCGGGCGAGGCGAGCGGGGCGACATCCGTCCAGGCGATGCCGGCGGCATTGCCCCGCGAGGTGCCGCTGCCCGGCTCGTCCCGGTCGATCACGGTCACCGCATGGCCGCGTTCCAGCAGCGCCGCCGCCGTGGCGAGGCCGATAATGCCGGCCCCGATGATGGTCACTTCGGACCTGTCGCCCATGCGTCCTTCACGCCCCAATAAAGTCTCTTGCCGGACACTGGCCGAACCCGACCGGCGCCGCTCTCGCCTCAGAGCGCCGGCAGCTGCGGCCGCGTGTCCAGCGCGGCGCGGATGATGCCGTCGACCCGCTCGGCTTCTGCGCCGCTCAAGGCCATGCGCGGTGCACGGCAGCGGTCGTTGGAGCCGATGGCATGCACTTCGGCGCGCTTGATGTTCTGCACCAGATTGGTCGAGACATCGAGATCCAGCAAGGGGCGGAACCAGCGGTAGATCTCCCGCGCCTCCTCGATGCGGCCGGCCTGCGCCAGCTTCCAGATCGCCACCGTCTCCTTCGGGAAGGCGACGACGAGACCGGCGACCCAGCCGGTGGCGCCCATGACGAGGCTTTCCAGCGCCAGGTTGTCGACGCCGGTGAAGACGTCGAACCGATCGCCGAAGCGCGAGATCACCTCGCTGACGCGGCGGATGTCGTCGGTGGATTCCTTCATCGCCACGACCAGCGGCTCGCCGGCCAGCTCATCGAACATGTCCAACGTCACGTCGACGCCGTAGGCGACCGGGTTGTTGTAGACCATGATCGGCAGGCCGGACCCGCGGGCGACCGCGAAAAGATGCGCCAGCGTCTCGTGCGGGGCCGAGCGATAGGGCACGCCCGGCAGGACCATCAGGCCGTCGGCGCCGGCCTTGGCCGCAGCCTGTGCGGCGGCGACCGCGCGGCGCGTCGAGCTTTCGCACACGGTCATCAGGACGGGGCGGCTGCCCGCGACGGACTTGGCCAGCTTGAGGATCTCGAGCTTTTCTTCGCCCTCGAGCGCCATCGCCTCGCCAAGCGAGCCGCAGACGATCAGCCCGTCGACACCCGCCTCGACCTGCAGCGCGAAGCAGCGCTCCATCTCGGCCATGTCCAGCCGGTCGTCGCTGGTGAACTTGGTCGTTACCGCCGGAAACACACCGCGCCACATGATCGAAACTCCCTTGCCGCCATCTGATATATCAGTTGTCGAGCGCACATTCCCACGCACCTTCCCTTCTGTCAACGACTGATATATCAAGGAGAGGAAGCGAGAGGAGACCGCCATGACCGCCAGCCCCGCCGGAGGCGAACGCGCCGGACCTGCCGAGCTCGGACCCGCCAGCCAGGAGGGCGAGGAAAGCCGGGCGGCCCGCGCCTATCGCGCGCTGGAGGAGCAGATCGTCACCCTGCGGCTGGCGCCGGGCACGGCGATGACGGAAAGCCGCATCGCGGCGCTGCTGGACATGGGCCGCACGCCGATCCGCGAGGCGATCCAGCGGCTGGCCTGGGAAGGGCTGGTGACGATCCGTCCGCGCCTCGGCATTCTGGTTGCCGACATCAACCCGGCCGACTTCGCCCGGGTGCTGGAAACCCGCCACGCGCTGGAGATCCTGCTGACCGGCTCGGCCGCGCATCTGGCGAGCCGCGACGAGCGCGACCGGCTGGGCGCGTGCGCCCGCGCCATGCGGGACGCTGCCGCCGCCGGCGATGTCGATGCCTTCCTGCGCGAGGACAAGACCTTTGACGAGATCGTCGCGGTGGCCGCGTGCAATCCCTTCGCCGCCCGCGTGGTGGCGCCGCTGCAGACCCATTCGCGGCGGTTCTGGTTCCGCTATTTCGGCGAGAGCGACCTCAACTCCGCCGCCTGGCACCACATGGAACTGATGCAGGCCATCGCCTCAGGCGATGTCGCCCTCGCCCGCTCCCGCGCCGACGACCTCATGCACTACCTCCGCCGTCAGGCGATGACGCTCACGGGCGGGTTCGAGAGGTAGAGGGGGCGCGCGGTTGCACTTGAAAATATGGAGCGCAACGCACTCCCTGGCGAATACTGCAGACGTGCTTGAGGAAATTGAACGAAGTTCTTGAGCCAGAACAAATTAAACATCACAAAATGGGTTGGCCGGCAGGAGAAAGAGAGCCGGTGTTATTTATAAAAAGAGAAACAAGCGTGTCATAGTCGATTATTTCCAAGCCCTTATAAGGCGCCATTGCTCGAGACACTTCCTCTGGAGGCAAGTTCTCCAAATTACCAACAACAAGTATGAGCTTTGGATTTTCAACAAAAACTCCATATTTATGGAGAGTATATTCTCTATTTTTCTGGAAATCAAAATATTTCTTATAATTATAAAGCTGACTTATCCCCTCATTCACATAATCAACAAATCTTCTCCTAGGGATACTCCCCTTGTACATTTTGCTCTTATCAAATCTCGCCAGTTTTAAATCAAGTATATCATACCCGCCACTCATATTTTGCACCAGAAAATCTGGGTTTATAGCCTCCTGCCCGGGATCCGCATCCCATTCAATCCACCTCAAATATGGCTCATAGATGATATGATCGGAACTCAGTGCGCACTTCAATATAGTTGAATGCTTACTTAATATATGACCTATAGTTGTCTCCCGCGCCGCAGGAGTAATGATGACGTTCTGCAATTCAGACACCGTGAAAATATATTCATCAGAATTTGAGCTACAGACAAGCGCACCAAGAACTTTGTTATACCCGTTAGATCTAAAAAGAATGTCTTCGAAAAATTTTTCTAGATCTCTATTTGTTATATTTCTCTTAAATATACAAAGTAATATTATATTTCTACTTCTATAGATACCATCATAAGAATTTGATATAAGGACATGATCCAAGGCACAAAATTTGAAGTCATCAGAAAACCTAAGAAAAGACCCCTTTCCACCTTGCCGAATAATTTTTGTTTTATATATTTTTTCTACAGGAAATCTTTTCGCGATAAGCTCCGAGTCTCCTTCATGCGCTATACATAAATTAGACAGCGTAACAAGCCCTTTGCCAAATTTAAAATGCGAGACAGACTCTCTCAACTTAAAAAGGTCAACTAAGTCATAAACATTATCGCCTTTCTGCTTTATCGTTTCAATTCGATCTGGAATTGATCTTGATAAACCATAGAGCTCAAAACTGAAATAATCATTGAAATTCGTAAATACGGCCGTATTTGCAAATAAAGGAGTTCCATCATGCCTTAACTCAGCACTCCGAATCATTGATAGATAATTATTCCAAATTTTGGTGGTTTTTCTACAAAACTTCTCGAACAACATCGACGATCCAATCGCAGTAGAGAAGAATATTTATTCTAATTTGAATTATACCAAAACATAACTCGCGCCCCCCTACAGGGATGATATTATCGTAACATTCCCGCGTTTGAAGCCAAGGACAACCGAGGCTATTTACAGGATCGATTAGATCCTGTTTTTGGTCAGTTGTCAGCAGGTCTTCTTCGGTTTCTGCAGCGGCTGCAACACCCTGACGGACAGACCATCGATGAAGGCCCGAAGCGGTGCTCGCCCGTTAGTGTCGCGGAGGTTGGTGTGCCCATGTGACCAACCAACCTTGAAGGCCTTGTGTGTCTCGTCGCTAGCCTCAAACTTGGTCATTCTGCCCTCGCCAGGCGATGACGTTGACCGGCGGGTTGGAGCGGTAGCCCCCCCTACCCCGGCAACGCCCCCAGCAACGCCTTGCCGGCTTCCTCGATGTGGGTGCGCAGGATCTCCTGCGCGGCCTCCGCATCACGGCGGCGGCAGGCGGCGAGCAGCTCGCGGTGCTCGCGGTCGGAGCGCACCGCGTAGTCGAGCTGGCGGATGGCGATGCGCAGGTAGCGGTCCGCCGCATCGTGCAGCAATGAGATATGCGCAAGCAGGCGCGGGCGGGCGCAGGCCTCGTACAGCGTCATGTGGAAGCGCTTGTTGAGCGCGCCGAACGCCTCGATCGGCGCGGTTTCCAGTTCGCCCTGGATGCTTTCCGCCCGGTCGATCCGGCTCTCGGTCAGTTCGGGGATCGCGTGGCGCAGGGCAAGGCACTCGGCCAGCACCCGCATCTCGTGGATCTCGGCGAGATCGCGCGCGTCGATGGCGGCGACGCTGGCGCCGCGATTGCGGACCATCTCCACGAAGCCTTCCGCCTGCAACAGGCGCAGCGCCTCGCGCACCGGCATGCGGCTGACGCCGTAGGCCTCGGCAATCGTCTCCTGGCGCAGCGGCTGGCCGGCGGCGAGTTCCCCGGAAATGATCCGCGCGCGCAGCCGGTCGGCGACGGACTGCGTCTGGTCGCGGCCCCTGGCGCCCGCCGTCTGCATCCCCTGCCCGCTGTCGCCCGATCCGCTCACGGTCATGATCCCCTTGCCTGTCCTTTTGCCCGCCGCGAGGTGCGGAGCGCGGGTCTTGCCGCGACTCAGGTCCCTCCTCCGACGCTCTCGAGAATTGACATAAGCCAGCGCCTGTTGCATTCAATATCTTAAATTGGATCCAATAAGGAGAATCGTATGACAGTTTCTCGCCTGCGCCACATCCCCGGCATCAATGTCGACAAGATGGGCAATGCCGCCGACGCGCTCGGTGATCCGGACATGCTGCGGCTGGAGAACCTCGACACGGATATCGCACCGCCGCGCGCCGCGCTGGAGGCGACCCGCGCCTCTGTCGATGCGGACGAGGCCAACAGCTACCTGCCGTTCCTCGGCATCCACGCCTTGCGCGAGGCGGCCGTCGCCCGGATCAAGACCGACACCGGCGTCGCATATGACCCGGAGGCGGAATGCATCGTCTCGGCCGGCGGCCTTTCCGGCATTCTCAACGTGCTGCTGGCGATCCTGGAGCCGGGCGACGAGGTGATCATCACCGATCCGGCCTATGCCGGCCTGCTCAACCGCATCCGCCTGGCCGGCGGCGTGCCGCGCCTTGTGCCCTTGAAGGTGACGGAGGGCGGCTGGCGGCTGGACCTTGAGGCGCTTGCAGCCGCCCGCTCCGACAAGACGCGCGCGGTGCTGACCATGAGCCCGTCGATGCCCTCGGGCATCGTCCATAACCACCAGGAATGGCAGGCGATCTGCGATCTGGTGCGGCAGACGGGCGCCTGGCTGGTGCATGACGCGGCGATGGAGCGGATCCTCTATACCGATGCGCCTATGCTGCACCCGCTGCAGTTTCCGGACATGCGCGAGCGCACCATCACCGTCGGCAGCGTCTCCAAGGAATACCGGATGATCGGCTGGCGCGTCGGCTGGATCGTCGGCCCGCGCGCCTTGATGAACGATGTCGGCCTCGTCAGCCTGTCAAACGTCGTCTGCCAGGTCGGCATCGGCATGCCGGGCGCGGCCGCCGCCCTGACGACCAATGACGACGGCGTGGCGCAGGCGACCGGACGCTGGCGCGCGCGGCGCGACCTGATCCTCGCCGAGCTCGCCGACCTTCCTTGCGTGCGCCCCGACGGCGGCTGGTCGTTGCTGATCGACACGGCCGCCCTCGACCTGCCGCCGGAGCGGGCCTCGGCGCTGCTGCTGGACAAGGGGCGGATCGCCGCCACGGCAATGACCGGCTGGGGCGCGCCGGACCAGGCCGGACGCTACCTGCGCCTCGTCTTCGCCAACGAGCCGCGCGCCCGCCTTGCCGGCATCCGCGAGCGCTTCCGCGCCGCTTGGGGGATGTGAGGCGGCAGCGCTAAAGCCGGGCCTCGATCTCGCGGGAAAGATGTCCGGCAACCTCGCGCAGGAGCGCGGGCGGGCCGAGCTCGGCATCGCCGGCAAAGCCGAGATAGGCCCGGCGCGCGGCGTGCAGCAACTCGCCCGTGCTCGCACCAAAGGCATTGGCGGCCTTTTCCGCCGCCTCGTCCTTGGACAGGAAGGTGCCGGTACCGGCGGTCCACCACATGCGCGCCAGCGTCAGAAGGACGTTGCGCGCATCCCCTTCCAGCCCTTCGAGCAGCCCCGGAAGCAGTTGGCGCATCGCCTCGCGAACCTGCGCAATGCCGATAGCGGGCAGCAGGTCGGCGGCAGCGGGGCCGGCGAGCGGCACGGCCTGCCGGCGCGCCTGCGCCAGAACCAGCGTGTGCTCGGGATCGGCAAGCGGCTGCGGCAGCTCGCCCGCCTCGAAGCGCTCGCGCAGCCATTCGCCATAGACGAAGGTGCTTTCCATCGCCGCGGAGGGGCGGGCAAGGGCGGAGCGCTCGAACACCATCAGCTCGAGGCAGCGCGGCCCGCCGACGGGAGCCGGATACGGCGCCGAGATCCGCAGCAGGGCATCGAGCAGCCGGTGGCGCGCAGATGCACCCGGCGGGCGGTCGACAACGGCGAGGAGATCGAGATCGCTATGCGGACGCAGCCCGCCGGCAACGGCCGAACCGTGCAAGTAGAGCCCGGCAAGCGGCATGTCCGCCTCCCCCTGCAGGAGAGCGAGAACCGCCCGCGCCTGGTCCGGAATTTCGTCGCGGTCGCCCATGGCCCGCCCCAAAACGACAAAGGCCCCGCCGCATGGCAGGGCCTTCGATCAAAACTCAAGACATCAATCGCAGGGAAGGCCGGCTCAGGCCGCCTTCTCTTCCGGCTCGCGCAGCACGTAGCCGCGACCCCAGACGGTCTCGATGTAGTTCTTGCCCGACGTGGCGGCTGCCAGCTTCTTGCGCAGCTTGCAGATGAACACGTCGATGATCTTCAGTTCCGGCTCGTCCATGCCGCCGTAGAGATGGTTCAGGAACATCTCCTTGGTGAGCGTCGTTCCCTTGCGCAGGGAAAGCAGCTCCAGCATCTGGTATTCCTTGCCGGTCAGATGCACGCGCTGGCCGGAAACCTCGACCGTCTTGGTGTCGAGATTGACCACCAGGTCGCCCGTGGTGATGACCGACTGGGCATGACCCTTCGAGCGGCGCACGATCGCATGGATACGCGCCACGAGCTCGTCCTTGTGGAACGGCTTGGTCATGTAGTCGTCGGCGCCGAAGCCGAGCCCGCGAACCTTGTCCTCGATGCCGGCGAGACCGGACAGGATCAGGATCGGAGTTTTCACCTTGGACACGCGCAGCGTCCGCAGGACCTCGTAACCCGACATGTCGGGCAGATTGAGATCCAGCATGATGATGTCGTAATCGTATAGCTTGCCGAGGTCGATACCTTCCTCGCCAAGATCCGTCGTGTAGACGTTGAAATTCTCGGACTTGAGCATCAGTTCGATGCTTTGCGCCGTTGCGCTGTCATCCTCGATCAACAGGACACGCATGCCAATCCCCTATGTCTGCCTATCCTGGGCAAGCCGCGCCGGCCAGTACGCTCCCGGTGCTAAGGACTGCGGTTAACCTCGACTCAGTGTGTGAGACAATGGTTAACAAATTCTGATTCACACCTGCAAGCGCCGATGAGGCCAGTTTGGAAAACTTTTCCAAATCCTTGAAAATTCAATGGAAATCCTTTCCATAAAATCTTCAAGTGTCACATTAACAAGCCGCGGCAAACGACTCAGGTGACTCAACCTCTACGCCGGACGCGGGACCCAGGATGGCTCGCCATCCAGAACCCTCGACATTAAGATTAACCAAACTTGTAAACGATAGGTTACCATATCTTCGCTTTCTGGGACCTTCTTTACCGACCCTTGAGGATCAGATGGACCCACTCTTCGCCGAACTCGAAGCCCTGATGCCCGCCGAGATCTACGGCCGCGTGGTCGCCGTGCAGGGTCTCCTGGTGGAAGTTGCCGGCCCCGTACACGAAATGAGCGTCGGTGCCGTCCTCGCCGTGGAGAGCGGGGAAAACGGTCCGGCCGTGCCGGCCGAGGTGGTCGGCTTCCGCGACGAACGCGCGCTGTGCATGCCTTTTGCCGGGCTGGAGGGCGTGCGCCTCGGATGCCGCGCCGTGCTGACCGCGCGCGAGAGCCTGGCCCATCCCTGCGACGGCTGGCTCGGGCGCGTCGTCAATGCCATGGGCGAGCCGATCGACGGCCTCGGCCCCCTGCCCGCCGGCGGCGAACCGCGGCGGCTGCGCACCAACCCGCCGGCAGCCGGGGAGCGGGGCCGCGTCGGCCCGCCGCTCGATCTCGGCGTGCGTGCGCTCAACACCTTCGTCACCTGCTGCGAGGGCCAGCGCATGGGCATCTTCGCCGGCTCGGGCGTCGGCAAATCGGTGCTGATGTCGATGATCGCCCGCAACATGGCGGCCGATGTCGCGGTGATCGGCCTGATCGGCGAGCGCGGCCGCGAGGTGCAGGAATTCATCGAGGACGACCTGGGACCGGAGGGCCTCGCCCGCTCGGTCGTCGTCGTCGCCACCTCCGACGAAAGCGTGCTGATGCGGCGCCAGGCCGCCTATCTGACCATGACGGTCGCCGAGCATTTCCGCGATGCCGGGCGCAACGTCATGTGCATGATGGATTCCGTCACCCGCTTTGCCATGGCCCAGCGCGAGATCGGCCTGTCCATCGGCGAGCCGCCGACCTCCAAGGGCTATACGCCGACCGTCTTCACCGAGCTGCCCAAGCTGCTGGAACGTGCCGGACCGGGCCGACCCGGATCGGGCTCGATCACCGGTCTCTTCACAGTGCTGGTGGAAGGCGACAACCACAACGAGCCGGTCGCCGACGCGGTACGCGGCATTCTCGACGGCCATATCGTCATGGAACGGGCCATCGCCGAGCGCGGCCGCTATCCGGCGATCAACGTGCTGAAGTCGGTTTCGCGCACCATGCCGCGCTGCGTGCCGGAAGAGGTGCAGCCGATCCTGCGCAAGGCACGGGCGCTGATGGCGACCTACTCCGACATGGAAGAACTGATCCGCCTCGGCGCCTATCGCCGCGGGTCGGACCCGGTGGTGGACGAGGCGATCGCCCGCCACGACCGGCTGGAGACCTTCCTCGGCCAGTCGAAAGGCGATGCGAGCACGATCGGAGCCGGCTATAGTGAACTTGCCAACCTTTTGGAAATGACTCTCGCTTAAGTTGGCCTGCGCAACGGGAGTATTGAGTAATGAAGTCGCGTGAGAGTCTCATTCGCCTGAAGCAGTTTCAGGTCGACGAGCGCCGTCGCCAGCTGGCACAGATCGAGTCGATGGTCGACGAGTTCAAGCGCATGGCCCGCGAGCTGGACGACCAGATCCTCGCAGAGCAGGAGCGTGTCGGCATCACCGATGTCGGCCATTTCGCGTACCCGACCTTTGCCAAGGCCGCGGCCCAGCGCCGCGACAACCTGCTGAACTCCGCCGAGGAGCTGAACGGTCAGCTGGAGGCCGCGCGCGAGGACCTGCGCGAGGCGCTGGAAGAGCTGAAGAAATTCGAGCTGCTGGAAGAGCGCGACCAGATTCGCGAGCGCCAGGAGCGCGATGCCGCCGAGCAGGACGCCCTCGACGAAGTGGCGGCGCGCCGCAAGACCCGGATCTGACCGTCGCCTTTTCGTGTCCGTGCAAGCGGGACGAGGCGGGTCGGCGCCAATTCTCCTCGACCCATTCCAAGGGGCCCGCAGCGCGGGCCCTTTTGCATTTGCGCGGGCCCTCTTTGCGTGGGATAGCAGCGCCCATGTGGACGATACGAAACGCAGGCGCGGGCGAAAGCGCAACGGCCATCGCGATCTGGCAGCGCGCCGTCGCGGCCACCCATGACTTCCTCTCCCCCGAGGACTTCGCGGAGATCGAGGAGATGGTGCGCGGCTTCCTGCCCGAGGTCCCGCTGACCCTCGCCCTCGACCGGGACGGCACGGTGGCCGGCTTCATGGTGCTGAGCGAAGGCCATCTCGATGCGCTGTTCATCGACCCGGCTGCCCATGGACGGGGTGCGGGACGTGCGCTCGTTGCCCATGCGCTGGCGCAGTTTCCGCGCCTCATGACCGACGTCAACGAGCAGAACGCGGGCGCTGCTGCCTTCTACGAGCGCCTCGGCTTCACCGTCACCGGCCGCTCCGAGCGCGACGACCAGGGCCGCCCCTACCCCTTGCTGCACCTGGTGCACGAGGCAGGCGCAAGTCCGGCGGCAAGCGCCGAAATGCGGGGCGGCTGAGCCATGCGCCTTCTGCTCGCCCTGCTCCTGCCGGCCGCCACCACCTGCTTCATTCTCGGCCTGACGCTGCCGCTGCTCGAACTGGAGCGGCTCTATTTCCTCACCGACCGTCCGGCGCTGCTCGCGCTCGTCGCCGGCCTGTGGCAGGAACAGGAAACGCTGCTGGCGGTCGTGGTCGGCCTCTTCTCCATCGCCTTTCCGGCGGCCAAGATCCTGGCCCTGCATGTGGCGGCCATCGCCGGCCGCTCGGGGATCGGCCATGCGTTGATGCATGCGCTCGGCAAGTGGTCGATGATGGATGTGATGCTGGTGGCGCTGGTCGTTTTCGCCGCCAAGACCAGCGGGCTGGCCTCGGCGACCAGCCTGCCGGGCCTGTGGTTCTACGCTTCGGCCACCGTGATGACCGCGCTGGCCGCCGCCATCGTCTCCCGCAACCGCTGAACGGACAAGCTCAGGACAGCGGCGCGCCGTTCGGACGATGGCTGCGCAGCTGGCTCGGCCCGCTGCCGGTCTTTGTCGCGCGGGTCCGGCGATAGGCATCGAGCCAGCGCATCGCCTGGGTCTCGGGGATGCCCAGATGCTTGCAGCGCAGATGCGCCAGAGCCAGGAACACCTGGTCGGACGTGCCGGAAACCCGGCACAGGCCGATCAACTCGTCGATGCCGGACTGGTACACCGCCCGCTGGATGGAGGCGACGCTTTCGCCGGTCTGGCGCGCCAACAGCTCGAACGCATCGCCCGTGCGCGCTTCCGCCAGCAGGACGAGCAGGATCGAACCAAAGCTGTACTTGCCCTCCTGCACCAGGCGCCAGGCCTCGTCCACATCGCAGGATTCCATGAAGAGGTTGTACCGGCGCCGCAGCTCGTCGCTGTCCGCCTCGGGCATGGTCAGGTCGCCCGGATCGGTTCCGCTGAGGATCGCCTCCAGGCGGACGCGGGTCGCCGCGTTCACATGCGGGATCAGCCACTCGCAGATCAGCGGCGTCAGGTCGCCGCGCGCCGCCACGCTGGAGCGCAGGCGCGTATCGGACAAGGAGCGCTTGGCCAGCGTCCGCAGCGCCCAGTCGGACAGGCCGGTGCGCCGGTTCTCGGCAACCGCCCGCCAGACCTTGGTCGGCCCCCGTTCCACCAGCGCATCCGACACCCGGCCCGGCAAGCCCTCGCGCCGGGCGACGACCAGAAGATGGCTCTCGGGCATGCGCCGGGCGATCTTGACGAGATCGGCCTCGGTCAAGGCCGGGCTCAGCTCCAGCATCGGCGTCGCCACGACGATCTCGTCGGTGGCAAGCCGGTAGGCGATCTGGTGCGGCGTCTGGCTCCACGGCGCCATGCGCTGGGACAGATGCGCGCGCACCTTCAGCTCCGCCCCGTCGAGCAGTTTCATGATGATGTCGCAGAACAGCCGCAGTTCCTCGTCGCTGTGCTCGCCCACGCGATCCAGAAAAAGATCGGCGACGCGCTGCAGCAACCTGCAGCGCGCCTCGCGGGTCGGGTTGCGAGCGAGCTTCAACAGTTCGTTGAGCATCCGGTGTCCTTTTGCGGCTCTTGCAACCTGACACGTTCCGGTTACCAATCCCTTGCCGGAGAGGATCGGATGCAACCGGATCCCGGACTTGATTCCATTCTGATATATCAGTAGTCGAGTAGACATCCGGCTACGCTGGCCGGCCAGATATCCTTCGTTCCTGACGCGCTGGAGACGCCCATGCCGAACGGTCATCACCTCGTCGCCGGAGACTGGATCGCCGGTACCGGCGCCTTCCACGCCCTCGATCCCGCAACGGGCAAGCAGCTCGCCCCCGCCTTCGCCGAGGCCGACGCGGCGCTGGTCGACAAGGCCGCACGCGCGGCGGAGGCTGCCTTTGCCGACTATTCCACCCGTCCGGTCGCCGAGCGCGCCGCCTTCCTGCGCCGTATCGCCCGGGAGATGGAGATCGACGGCGAGGCCATCGTCGCGCGTGCCATGCGCGAAAGCGGACTGCCGGAAGCGCGCCTGACCGGCGAGCTCGGCCGCACCACCGGCCAGCTCCGGTTCTTCGCCGACTGGATCGAGGCCGGCCACTGCTTCGATGCCCGCATCGACACCGCCCAGCCGGACCGCAAGCCGCTGCCGCGCCCCGACATCCGCTCGATCCTGCGCCCGCTCGGCCCCGTCGCCGTGTTCGGCGCCTCGAATTTCCCCCTCGCCTTCTCCACCACCGGCGGCGACACCGCCTCGGCCCTGGCCGCCGGCTGCCCGGTCGTGGTCAAGGGACACCCCGCCCATCCCGGCACGGCGGAGCTGGTGGCGCGCGCGGTCGCCGCCGCGATCCGCGCCTGCAACATGCCGGCCG comes from Stappia sp. 28M-7 and encodes:
- a CDS encoding FAD-binding oxidoreductase; translation: MGDRSEVTIIGAGIIGLATAAALLERGHAVTVIDRDEPGSGTSRGNAAGIAWTDVAPLASPGIWRKAPGWLLDPLGPLAIRPSYALSILPWMLRFVQASRPAAWRRSIGAIAALNAAALPAWERLWLRSGTLHRVKREGCLDVFDKPAEIARAQAGWQLQRDHGIEVRELSGPELRDMEPDLGPTVAGGAFLPGWVQVDDPHGMCLDLAAHVRARGGTIERGEVAAITRCSQGVVLRMREGPVRRAPYVVLACGAWSRRLAAGVGEDVPLDTERGYNITVPDPGVSFRRFIMLAGYGFVLSPLARGLRIGGAVEFGGLEAAPDWRRVDALVARAGKVVPKLDATTGERWMGFRPSLPDSLPVISQSRRVPGLIHAFGHAHHGLTQAAVTGELVSALVAGEQPAIDLAPYAVDRF
- a CDS encoding dihydrodipicolinate synthase family protein, whose amino-acid sequence is MWRGVFPAVTTKFTSDDRLDMAEMERCFALQVEAGVDGLIVCGSLGEAMALEGEEKLEILKLAKSVAGSRPVLMTVCESSTRRAVAAAQAAAKAGADGLMVLPGVPYRSAPHETLAHLFAVARGSGLPIMVYNNPVAYGVDVTLDMFDELAGEPLVVAMKESTDDIRRVSEVISRFGDRFDVFTGVDNLALESLVMGATGWVAGLVVAFPKETVAIWKLAQAGRIEEAREIYRWFRPLLDLDVSTNLVQNIKRAEVHAIGSNDRCRAPRMALSGAEAERVDGIIRAALDTRPQLPAL
- a CDS encoding GntR family transcriptional regulator, producing the protein MTASPAGGERAGPAELGPASQEGEESRAARAYRALEEQIVTLRLAPGTAMTESRIAALLDMGRTPIREAIQRLAWEGLVTIRPRLGILVADINPADFARVLETRHALEILLTGSAAHLASRDERDRLGACARAMRDAAAAGDVDAFLREDKTFDEIVAVAACNPFAARVVAPLQTHSRRFWFRYFGESDLNSAAWHHMELMQAIASGDVALARSRADDLMHYLRRQAMTLTGGFER
- a CDS encoding DUF4263 domain-containing protein, which codes for MLFEKFCRKTTKIWNNYLSMIRSAELRHDGTPLFANTAVFTNFNDYFSFELYGLSRSIPDRIETIKQKGDNVYDLVDLFKLRESVSHFKFGKGLVTLSNLCIAHEGDSELIAKRFPVEKIYKTKIIRQGGKGSFLRFSDDFKFCALDHVLISNSYDGIYRSRNIILLCIFKRNITNRDLEKFFEDILFRSNGYNKVLGALVCSSNSDEYIFTVSELQNVIITPAARETTIGHILSKHSTILKCALSSDHIIYEPYLRWIEWDADPGQEAINPDFLVQNMSGGYDILDLKLARFDKSKMYKGSIPRRRFVDYVNEGISQLYNYKKYFDFQKNREYTLHKYGVFVENPKLILVVGNLENLPPEEVSRAMAPYKGLEIIDYDTLVSLFINNTGSLSPAGQPIL
- a CDS encoding GntR family transcriptional regulator; amino-acid sequence: MTVSGSGDSGQGMQTAGARGRDQTQSVADRLRARIISGELAAGQPLRQETIAEAYGVSRMPVREALRLLQAEGFVEMVRNRGASVAAIDARDLAEIHEMRVLAECLALRHAIPELTESRIDRAESIQGELETAPIEAFGALNKRFHMTLYEACARPRLLAHISLLHDAADRYLRIAIRQLDYAVRSDREHRELLAACRRRDAEAAQEILRTHIEEAGKALLGALPG
- a CDS encoding pyridoxal phosphate-dependent aminotransferase gives rise to the protein MTVSRLRHIPGINVDKMGNAADALGDPDMLRLENLDTDIAPPRAALEATRASVDADEANSYLPFLGIHALREAAVARIKTDTGVAYDPEAECIVSAGGLSGILNVLLAILEPGDEVIITDPAYAGLLNRIRLAGGVPRLVPLKVTEGGWRLDLEALAAARSDKTRAVLTMSPSMPSGIVHNHQEWQAICDLVRQTGAWLVHDAAMERILYTDAPMLHPLQFPDMRERTITVGSVSKEYRMIGWRVGWIVGPRALMNDVGLVSLSNVVCQVGIGMPGAAAALTTNDDGVAQATGRWRARRDLILAELADLPCVRPDGGWSLLIDTAALDLPPERASALLLDKGRIAATAMTGWGAPDQAGRYLRLVFANEPRARLAGIRERFRAAWGM
- a CDS encoding aminoglycoside adenylyltransferase domain-containing protein, with protein sequence MGDRDEIPDQARAVLALLQGEADMPLAGLYLHGSAVAGGLRPHSDLDLLAVVDRPPGASARHRLLDALLRISAPYPAPVGGPRCLELMVFERSALARPSAAMESTFVYGEWLRERFEAGELPQPLADPEHTLVLAQARRQAVPLAGPAAADLLPAIGIAQVREAMRQLLPGLLEGLEGDARNVLLTLARMWWTAGTGTFLSKDEAAEKAANAFGASTGELLHAARRAYLGFAGDAELGPPALLREVAGHLSREIEARL
- the ctrA gene encoding response regulator transcription factor CtrA, encoding MRVLLIEDDSATAQSIELMLKSENFNVYTTDLGEEGIDLGKLYDYDIIMLDLNLPDMSGYEVLRTLRVSKVKTPILILSGLAGIEDKVRGLGFGADDYMTKPFHKDELVARIHAIVRRSKGHAQSVITTGDLVVNLDTKTVEVSGQRVHLTGKEYQMLELLSLRKGTTLTKEMFLNHLYGGMDEPELKIIDVFICKLRKKLAAATSGKNYIETVWGRGYVLREPEEKAA